One Aquisediminimonas profunda genomic region harbors:
- a CDS encoding F0F1 ATP synthase subunit A, which produces MSAAAEVKIDPMHQFQIESLGGSVLDGTPFHFTNSALWMLIVLGSILLFMWGGMKRDLVPGRWQAAVESVTGFISGMALTNIGPEGRKYTPWIFTVFIFILFSNLMGMMPFGIVDAAHPFTVTSQFTVTGVLAVISFSIVLIVGFWKHGLHFFSLFVPHGTPGPLLPLIVPIELISFMVRPFSLALRLFVAMIAGHILVHVFGYFIVNGINSGTPMGYGISLISFIFIAGVNALELLVCAIQAYVFALLTSLYINDAVHLH; this is translated from the coding sequence ATGAGCGCTGCGGCCGAAGTCAAGATCGACCCGATGCATCAGTTCCAGATCGAATCGCTTGGCGGTTCGGTTCTTGATGGCACGCCTTTTCATTTTACGAATTCCGCCTTGTGGATGCTGATTGTGCTCGGCTCGATCCTTCTCTTCATGTGGGGTGGGATGAAGCGCGATCTGGTTCCCGGGCGCTGGCAGGCGGCCGTCGAAAGTGTCACGGGTTTCATTTCCGGGATGGCGCTGACCAATATCGGTCCCGAAGGCCGCAAATATACGCCCTGGATCTTCACGGTTTTCATTTTCATCCTGTTTTCCAACCTGATGGGCATGATGCCTTTTGGCATCGTTGACGCAGCCCATCCCTTCACGGTGACGAGCCAGTTCACTGTCACGGGCGTGCTTGCGGTCATCAGCTTTTCGATCGTGTTGATCGTCGGGTTCTGGAAGCACGGCTTGCACTTCTTCTCGCTGTTTGTGCCGCATGGAACGCCGGGGCCTTTGCTGCCACTGATCGTGCCGATCGAACTGATATCGTTCATGGTCCGCCCGTTCAGCCTTGCGCTTCGTCTCTTCGTGGCGATGATCGCGGGTCACATCCTTGTTCATGTGTTTGGCTATTTCATCGTCAACGGCATCAACTCGGGCACACCAATGGGCTATGGCATTTCGCTGATCAGCTTCATCTTCATAGCAGGCGTCAATGCGCTCGAACTGCTGGTCTGTGCGATCCAGGCCTATGTGTTTGCACTGCTGACCTCGCTTTACATCAATGACGCGGTGCACCTGCACTAG
- a CDS encoding F0F1 ATP synthase subunit C: protein MDLEAAKVIGAGLAAIGVGVAATGVGNVFGSFLQGALRNPAAADGQQGRLFIGFAAAELLGLIAFAVAMIILYAV, encoded by the coding sequence ATGGATCTCGAAGCTGCAAAAGTGATTGGTGCCGGCCTGGCTGCCATCGGTGTTGGCGTTGCCGCAACCGGTGTGGGCAATGTCTTCGGCTCGTTCCTTCAGGGTGCACTGCGCAATCCTGCGGCTGCAGACGGCCAGCAGGGGCGCCTGTTCATCGGCTTCGCGGCTGCTGAATTGCTTGGCCTGATCGCCTTCGCGGTCGCCATGATCATTCTTTACGCCGTTTAA
- a CDS encoding ATPase, giving the protein MPQINQLLLVYQSQWFWLLLVLAVIYIGIGKGMLPKIEKTVDDRDAKIAGDLAAAEQARAAALEIEERAKAAQVEARTAAQAVAAQAKAKAAKDAENRLAKADAEIAAKVAEAEASLAKARAKALDGLEAVAVDAAQDIVAKVSGAKVTPAQAAKAVKAVLGNA; this is encoded by the coding sequence ATGCCTCAGATCAATCAGCTATTGCTTGTCTACCAGTCACAGTGGTTCTGGCTGCTGCTGGTGCTTGCTGTCATCTACATCGGTATCGGGAAGGGGATGCTCCCCAAGATCGAAAAGACTGTGGATGATCGCGATGCCAAGATTGCCGGTGATCTGGCTGCGGCCGAACAGGCCCGGGCGGCTGCTCTCGAGATAGAGGAACGGGCGAAGGCCGCGCAGGTCGAGGCACGGACTGCGGCCCAGGCCGTTGCGGCACAAGCCAAGGCTAAGGCGGCCAAGGACGCGGAAAATCGGCTTGCCAAAGCAGATGCCGAAATCGCTGCCAAGGTTGCTGAGGCAGAGGCCAGTCTTGCCAAGGCGCGGGCAAAGGCGCTTGACGGGCTCGAAGCGGTCGCAGTCGATGCGGCACAGGATATTGTTGCCAAGGTTTCAGGCGCGAAGGTCACACCTGCACAGGCAGCGAAAGCAGTGAAGGCGGTATTGGGCAATGCTTGA
- a CDS encoding F0F1 ATP synthase subunit B, whose product MLDLAMFAAEAAGAVAEHAEEPTALFLTPGGWVAASMLFVFGIMLYAKVPAIIAAALDKQIAGIKEQIDAAERLRIEAESLKGEYEKKIKNASKEAAVLKAAAEEEAKLIVAKAKEDATALIARRTKSAEQKIEAAERAAIADVRAKAAEMATAAATQLIAANHDAQVDKALVDTTIARLN is encoded by the coding sequence ATGCTTGATCTAGCGATGTTTGCTGCGGAAGCAGCCGGTGCGGTGGCGGAACATGCCGAAGAGCCGACAGCCCTTTTCCTGACGCCCGGAGGCTGGGTCGCGGCATCGATGCTCTTCGTATTCGGCATCATGCTTTATGCGAAGGTGCCCGCAATCATTGCGGCAGCACTCGACAAGCAGATCGCCGGGATCAAGGAGCAGATCGATGCGGCGGAGCGGCTGCGGATCGAAGCCGAAAGCCTCAAGGGCGAGTATGAAAAGAAGATCAAGAACGCGTCCAAGGAAGCGGCTGTTCTGAAAGCTGCTGCCGAGGAAGAGGCCAAACTGATCGTCGCAAAGGCCAAGGAAGACGCAACCGCCCTGATCGCGCGTCGGACCAAGTCAGCCGAACAGAAAATCGAAGCGGCAGAACGTGCGGCCATCGCCGATGTGCGTGCAAAAGCTGCTGAAATGGCAACAGCTGCGGCCACCCAATTGATTGCCGCCAATCATGATGCACAGGTCGACAAGGCTCTGGTCGATACGACAATCGCTCGCCTCAATTAG